In Streptococcus respiraculi, one DNA window encodes the following:
- a CDS encoding GntR family transcriptional regulator → MKIPKYQQVQNDLRQQIISGKFENGDKFYTEAELTKLYNVSSITVIRAVNELVKDGYLVRQQGKGTFVSRSRKGKLVEFSDIEIFPLEKDSVEVLSCEKGNDPRILEKLELDKNSYYYKIIRVRSAGEAPYLYHQSYIPARYIKDPDAPLSHFQSLYQRFKLDFNLHMSEELYSETNEVVFPSPAKVAKHLNMTTPEPSILQIRTTKRTGTDEILEYIETYKHWKFFKFEIIANKH, encoded by the coding sequence ATGAAAATCCCAAAATACCAACAGGTACAAAACGATCTGCGGCAGCAAATCATCTCAGGCAAATTTGAAAATGGTGATAAATTTTATACAGAAGCCGAACTGACTAAACTCTACAACGTCAGCTCTATTACTGTTATCCGTGCCGTTAACGAATTAGTCAAGGACGGCTACCTAGTTCGCCAACAAGGAAAGGGAACCTTTGTCTCCCGCTCCCGTAAAGGTAAGCTTGTTGAATTTTCAGATATTGAAATCTTTCCCCTTGAAAAAGACAGTGTAGAAGTTCTCTCATGTGAAAAGGGCAATGACCCACGTATTCTGGAAAAATTAGAACTGGATAAAAACTCCTATTACTACAAAATCATCCGTGTGCGTTCAGCTGGTGAGGCACCCTATCTTTATCATCAATCCTACATTCCAGCTCGCTATATCAAAGATCCTGACGCCCCGCTCAGCCATTTCCAGTCCCTATACCAGCGCTTCAAATTGGACTTCAACCTCCACATGTCAGAAGAATTGTACTCTGAAACCAACGAAGTCGTCTTTCCAAGTCCAGCAAAAGTCGCCAAACATCTCAATATGACTACTCCTGAACCAAGTATTTTGCAAATTCGAACTACCAAACGAACGGGGACAGATGAAATTCTGGAATACATCGAAACCTATAAACATTGGAAGTTCTTCAAATTTGAAATTATTGCTAATAAACATTAA
- a CDS encoding GntR family transcriptional regulator, producing the protein MADMSSTKPLYLQLVETLEKEIHDSMEANEKLLSERELTQVYGVSRITVRLALQELEKRGLVYKVHGKGTFVSELGHQSVDLSMTYSFTEQMRKVGRVPKTQILSFERIQATDYVAQRLQVAIGEPIFELERLRLADGIPMMLERTYVPAVIFDSLSQEKLQTRPLYEIFAEDYNQVIRLAEEEFYASIALENEANLLNIQNGDAVLHLIRKTYNDKNRIIEYTFSIARADQFRYKISHMRGE; encoded by the coding sequence ATGGCCGATATGTCTAGTACAAAACCTCTTTATCTCCAGCTAGTGGAAACGCTTGAAAAAGAAATCCATGATAGTATGGAGGCGAATGAAAAACTGCTCTCAGAAAGAGAATTGACTCAAGTGTATGGTGTCAGTCGCATTACGGTTCGTTTGGCCTTGCAAGAATTAGAAAAAAGAGGCTTGGTCTATAAAGTTCATGGTAAGGGAACGTTTGTCTCAGAGCTAGGTCATCAATCGGTTGATTTATCGATGACCTATAGTTTCACGGAGCAGATGCGCAAGGTCGGTCGCGTTCCGAAAACTCAGATTTTATCCTTTGAACGGATTCAGGCGACAGATTATGTGGCTCAGCGTTTGCAGGTGGCAATTGGGGAGCCGATTTTTGAATTGGAACGCTTGCGCCTGGCAGACGGGATTCCCATGATGCTCGAGCGGACCTACGTACCAGCGGTGATTTTTGACTCCTTGTCTCAAGAGAAGTTGCAGACAAGGCCCTTGTATGAAATTTTCGCAGAGGATTATAATCAAGTCATTCGTTTAGCAGAAGAAGAGTTTTATGCTAGTATTGCGCTTGAAAATGAAGCAAATCTTCTTAATATTCAGAATGGGGATGCTGTTTTGCACCTGATTCGTAAGACCTATAATGATAAGAATCGTATCATCGAATATACCTTTAGTATTGCGCGTGCTGACCAATTTCGCTACAAGATTAGCCATATGCGTGGAGAGTAA